In Equus asinus isolate D_3611 breed Donkey chromosome 13, EquAss-T2T_v2, whole genome shotgun sequence, one DNA window encodes the following:
- the KRT12 gene encoding keratin, type I cytoskeletal 12, with amino-acid sequence MSLSVRTSGLPRRLSSQSGTSGRVWGMSASSAGGGYGGSAFGLGSSCGGGFSAASMFGSSSGFGGGSGGSCAGGLGTAYGGALGGGFGGLVVGFGASPGGGSLGVLSSNDGGLLSRSEKETMQNLNDRLASYLDKVRALEEANTELENKIREWYETRGSGTVDPGSQNDYSKYYPLIEDLRNKIISATIGNAQLILQIDNARLAAEDFRMKYENELALRQNVEADINGLRRVLDELTLARADLEMQIENLKEELAYLKKNHEEELQSFRADGPGQVSVEMDAAPGVDLTRLLNDMRAQYEAIAEQNRKDAEAWFIEKSGELRKEISTNTEQLQSSKSEVTDLRRAFQNLEIELQSQLAMKKSLEDSLAETEGDYCGQLSQLQQLIGSLEEQLLQVRADAERQNADHRRLLDVKHRLELEIETYRRLLDGEAQGDVLDEITSVTDSKSQAQSTDSSKDPTKTRKIKTIVQEVLNGEVVSSQVQEIEELM; translated from the exons ATGTCCCTCTCAGTGCGCACCTCTGGGCTGCCCCGGCGGCTGTCTTCCCAGAGCGGGACGTCGGGCAGAGTCTGGGGCATGTCTGCTTCCAGTGCTGGCGGTGGCTATGGGGGGAGCGCCTTCGGCTTGGGAAGCAGCTGCGGGGGAGGCTTTTCTGCTGCTTCCATGTTTGGCTCCAGCTCTGGCTTTGGTGGCGGCTCTGGAGGTTCGTGTGCAGGAGGACTGGGCACTGCTTATGGGGGAGCCCtgggagggggctttgggggcctggtggTTGGAttcggggccagcccaggaggTGGCTCTCTGGGTGTTCTCTCTAGCAACGATGGAGGCCTTCTTTCCCgatcagaaaaggaaaccatgCAAAATCTTAATGACAGATTAGCTTCCTACCTGGATAAGGTGCGCGCTCTAGAGGAGGCTAATACTGAGCTAGAAAACAAAATTCGAGAATGGTATGAAACACGAGGATCTGGAACTGTAGACCCCGGGTCACAGAATGATTACAGTAAATACTATCCATTGATCGAAGACCTCAGGAATAAG ATCATTTCTGCCACCATTGGGAATGCCCAGCTCATCTTGCAGATCGACAATGCAAGACTGGCTGCCGAAGACTTCAGAATGAA ATATGAGAACGAGCTGGCCCTGCGCCAGAACGTGGAGGCCGACATCAACGGCCTGCGCAGGGTGCTGGACGAGCTGACCCTGGCTAGAGCCGACCTGGAGATGCAGATTGAGAACCTCAAGGAGGAGCTGGCCTACCTGAAGAAGAACCATGAGGAG GAGCTCCAAAGCTTCCGGGCAGACGGCCCAGGCCAGGTCAGCGTAGAAATGGACGCTGCCCCCGGAGTGGACCTCACCAGGCTCCTCAACGACATGAGGGCGCAGTATGAAGCCATCGCAGAGCAGAATCGTAAGGATGCAGAAGCCTGGTTCATTGAAAAG AGCGGGGAGCTCAGGAAGGAGATCAGCACCAACACCGAGCAACTCCAGTCCAGCAAGAGCGAGGTCACCGACCTGAGGCGCGCCTTTCAAAATCTGGAGATTGAGCTCCAGTCCCAGCTTGCCATG AAGAAATCCCTGGAGGATTCGTTGGCCGAAACCGAGGGCGACTACTGCGGCCAGCTGTCGCAGCTGCAGCAGCTCATCGGCAGCCTGGAGGAGCAGCTGCTCCAGGTGCGCGCGGACGCCGAGCGCCAGAACGCCGACCACCGGCGGCTGCTGGACGTCAAGCACCGCCTGGAGCTGGAGATCGAGACCTACCGCCGCCTGCTGGACGGCGAGGCCCAAGG TGATGTTTTGGATGAAATTACATCTGTGACAGACTCCAAATCTCAAGCACAGTCAACTGATTCCTCTAAAG ACCCAACCAAAACCCGGAAAATCAAGACAATTGTGCAGGAAGTGCTGAACGGTGAGGTGGTCTCATCCCAGGTTCAGGAAATCGAAGAACTAATGTAA